GTCATGCGGGCTTGTTGGCTCCAGCCGCCGTCGATCGCGGCCTGATGCGCCGCCGCGCGGGCGGCTTGCTCCACGGTGTAGTGGGTCAGCAGCACCTGGAGCACGCCGATGGCGTCGAACACGAGCCCGAGGAGGATCGGCAGCACCAGCGCCAGTTCGACCAGACTCTGACCGCGCTGCCGGCGGCGGATCATCCCTGCGATCGGCCTGGGAGCTACGCTCCGATGAGCTATCGTCCACGACGCTGCTGCGCGTGGCAGGGCGGGGCGCAGGACGCCAGGAACGCCATACATTGGGACATGGACCCGCATGAACACCTCCAGAACACGCAAAAAGCCGGAGGGTGGAACGTCCGGGCCACAGACGCCAGCCTCCAGCTGTTCGCAGACGATTCCCCGCGCTGCTCGGGATTCAGTTCTTCGACGACGAACGGTTAGACGGACGGCGCGAGCCACCTCCGCATCCGCATGATCACCCCGCGCAGCGACCGGCTGTAATGCACCCCCGCTGTCAAACCACTCAAGCCGCTTGTTGTTGATGCTGTTGTTGGAATTGTTTGGGACTCTGATACCCGAGCGCTTGATGCGGCCGCCCTTCGTTGTACCAGGTGATCCAGGCACTGATCACTCCCGTCGCCTCGGCAAAACTCTCGAAGGTGTGCTGCCACACACACTCCTCTTTCAGGCTGCGAAA
The DNA window shown above is from Longimicrobium sp. and carries:
- a CDS encoding TadE/TadG family type IV pilus assembly protein; translation: MIRRRQRGQSLVELALVLPILLGLVFDAIGVLQVLLTHYTVEQAARAAAHQAAIDGGWSQQARMT